The following are from one region of the Lineus longissimus chromosome 19, tnLinLong1.2, whole genome shotgun sequence genome:
- the LOC135502959 gene encoding membrane cofactor protein-like, with translation MAVGPVVLLVLLPVLAQSCVHEQITVTKNMSFIGLIGDKLCSTPEYCMDKQTQEKKGCLKLRCDYTEEKKDPYHAACKCECICFKGCPKAGEACNSRKQACEPFCPTETIPNGIIGNRTHFFGDIANVTCHDNYTLVGEEEVQCLPNKTWSYPPLCTKLCPDPPNIEHGSVIAEKKSEYLPNDVMKYKCDVNFTFVGGHDSITCLKDGTWGSDITCKENGSAALVAGILAIMLCFLSTMMFFMQ, from the exons ATGGCAGTGGGACCAGTCGTTCTCCTGGTCCTCCTCCCCGTGCTGGCCCAATCATGCGTGCATGAGCAGATCACGGTCACCAAGAATATGAGCTTCATTGGGTTGATAGGAGACAAGTTATGCAGCACGCCGGAATATTGTATGGACAAACAGACCCAGGAGAAAAAAGGATGCCTCAAG TTGAGGTGCGATTACACTGAGGAAAAAAAGGACCCGTACCACGCTGCCTGCAAGTGCGAGTGCATTTGCTTCAAAGGCTGTCCGAAGGCGGGCGAAGCGTGCAACTCTAGGAAACAGGCATGCG AACCTTTTTGCCCAACCGAAACCATTCCTAACGGCATCATCGGAAACAGGACCCATTTCTTTGGCGACATCGCGAACGTCACGTGTCATGATAACTACACTTTAGTAGGCGAAGAAGAGGTACAATGTCTGCCGAATAAAACGTGGAGCTACCCACCCCTCTGCACGA AACTCTGCCCCGACCCTCCAAATATTGAACATGGATCAGTGATAGCCGAAAAAAAGTCGGAATACCTccccaatgacgtcatgaagtACAAGTGTGACGTAAACTTTACTTTTGTTGGTGGTCACGACTCGATCACGTGTCTGAAAGATGGAACCTGGGGAAGTGATATCACGTGCAAAG AAAATGGATCCGCGGCACTTGTTGCAGGGATCTTGGCCATTATGCTGTGTTTTCTCTCCACGatgatgtttttcatgcagtAA
- the LOC135503070 gene encoding uncharacterized protein LOC135503070 encodes MMNRFLLLLGLAGCSQAFLESLWGGPSWDGLGVTWGINPLGWAFNQMPRTESDAIYYGWTKNGDCSDSAFYRGKRYIKDNDPGVMLLFDVNGYIAGIQGGIPLDIYPSHLNLTYGKVINVDTATNLMVETAYFVPPQEICSSGRTQDRFDNEGTGSNLYLQQGPDPVKDSVIIPRLEADIGNTKWRKGRCFRTMGQHYWYDYSENMSCDDFYPAFLLYNAGELNAFGWALNLYHESPRYEHPTPDILDSFFNPVPVCLTQQPKMSTIHIYMDDAPLLNMC; translated from the exons ATGATGAACAGGTTTTTATTGTTGCTGGGTCTGGCAGGGTGCAGTCAGGCCTTTCTGGAAAGCCTCTGGGGTG GGCCTTCATGGGATGGCTTGGGAG TGACTTGGGGTATTAACCCTCTCGGATGGGCTTTCAACCAGATGCCAAGGACCGAATCCGATGCTATCTACTATGGATGGACCAAGAATGGCGATTGCTCAG ACAGCGCCTTCTATCGGGGAAAGAGatacatcaaagataacgaccCAGGTGTGATGTTACTGTTCGATGTCAATGGTTACATCGCCGGAATCCAGGGCGGG ATTCCTCTGGATATCTACCCATCTCATCTTAACCTCACATACGGCAAGGTGATCAACGTTGATACCGCCACCAACCTCATGGTCGAGACCGCATACTTCGTCCCGCCGC AGGAAATCTGTTCGAGCGGGCGCACCCAGGACAGATTCGATAATGAGGGCACTGGCTCCAATCTCTACCTTCAGCAGGGACCAGACCCAGTCAAGGACTCTGTCATCATCCCGAGGTTGGAAGCCGATATCGGGAACACAAAATGGAGGAAGGGACGATGTTTCCGTACTATGG GTCAGCACTACTGGTACGACTACTCCGAGAACATGAGCTGTGACGACTTTTACCCGGCTTTCCTGCTCTACAACGCTGGGGAGCTTAATGCCTTCGGATGGGCCCTTAACCTCTACCACGAGTCGCCACGATATGAACACCCAACTCCCGATATCCTGGAC AGCTTCTTCAACCCAGTGCCAGTTTGCCTGACCCAGCAGCCAAAAATGTCTACTATTCATATCTACATGGACGATGCACCGCTTCTAAACATGTGTTAA